In Thermodesulfobacteriota bacterium, the genomic stretch CGTAAAGAACGTCACCCTTGCGCTCTTCACCTCGGACAGGGGACTTTGCGGAAGCTTCAACTCGCAGCTCCTCCGGACCGCGGAAAGGTTCCTCCGCGAGCGCGGCTCGTCCGGCGCAAGCCTTTATCTCGTCGGCAAGCGCGGCGGCGAGTACTTCAAGAGGCGCAGCATCAAGGTCCTCAACGCACGCCCTGTCGGGAGCGGCAGGCCGGCTTACGGCACCGCCGTGGAGATAGCCAACGACCTCGTGGGCTCGTATTTGAAGGGCGAGACCGACGAGGTCCACATGATATTCAGCGAATTCAAATCCGCCCTCACCCAGAAGCCGCTTACGATAAAGCTTCTGCCCGTCTCGGCCCCCGAGGACGAGGAAAATAAGGAAGGCGAGGGCAAGGGCGAGTATATCTACGAGCCCGGCGAAGAGGCGGTGCTTGCGAGCCTCCTTCCGAAGTATGTTGAGGTGCAGGCCTTCAGGGCCCTTCTGGAAACCTCGGCCAGCGAGCACGGGGCGAGGATGACGGCAATGGACTCGGCCTCGAAGAACGCGGGCCAGATGATAAGCGGCCTTACGCTCGTGTATAACAGGCTCCGCCAGGCCGCCATCACCAAGGAGCTCATGGAGATAATCGGAGGCGCGGAGGCGCTTAAGTAACCCGCGCGTCGGGTCACTGATTTCAACCCCGGAAACGGGCAACAGGGGAAAGGGCCGAAAGGCCGTTCCAAAACTTTCAAGCAACCAAGGTAACCTCTAAAAATTTGAGATTTTTCCCGCAATCAAGAAAGGCCGGGAATAAAAAGCGGAACATATTATGATAATATGTGAGCATTTTTATTCCCGGACTGACACAGAGTCCGGGGCAAAGATCGATTTTTAGAGATTGCCTCAAAAGATTCCGCAAGGGAGGTCTTCCTCAAATGTCCGAAGTCCAGAGAACAGCAGCCGGCCTGACAGCCGAGGGTGTCGGGAAGGAAAGGAATATCGGCAGGATCACGCAGGTCATCGGCCCGGTGCTCGACATCGAGTTCCCGCCCGGCAGGCTCCCGGCCATAAATAACGCCGTGAGGGTCACCAACAAGAGCATCAGCAATGATGAATGGAACCTCGTTACCGAAGTCGCCCAGCACCTCGGTGAAAACACGGTAAGGTGCATAGCCATGGACGCGAGCGAAGGCCTCGTAAGGGGCACCGAGGCCTGGGACACCGGCGCCGCCATAACCGTCCCGGTCGGCAAGCCCGTCCTCGGGCGCATAATAAACGTCATCGGCGAGCCGGTCGACGAGCTCGGCCCCATAGCGAGCGAGAAGAAGTACGGCATACACCGCCCTGCCCCGACCTTCGAGCAGCAGTCGACCAAGATGGAGGTCTTCGAGACCGGCATCAAGGTCGTCGACCTCCTCACCCCCTACCTTAAGGGCGGCAAGATCGGCCTCTTCGGCGGCGCGGGCGTTGGGAAGACCGTGCTCATCATGGAGCTCATCAACAACGTCGCCATGCAGCACGGCGGGTTCTCGGTCTTCGGCGGAGTCGGCGAGAGGACAAGGGAAGGAAACGACCTCTGGGAGGAGATGAAGGAGTCTGGCGTTCTCGGGAAGACCGCCCTCGTCTACGGGCAGATGAACGAGCCCCCTGGAGCGAGGGCAAGGGTCGCTCTCACGGCGCTCACGATGGCCGAGTACTTCAGGGACGAGGAGAACCAGGACGTCCTCCTCTTCATAGACAACATATTCAGGTTCGTGCAGGCCAACTCGGAAGTCTCCGCGCTCCTGGGCCGCATACCCTCGGCCGTCGGATACCAGCCGACGCTCGGCACCGACGTGGGCGGCCTCCAGGAGAGGATCACCTCGACGCTCAACGGCTCCATCACCTCGGTGCAGGCCATATACGTGCCGGCGGACGACCTGACCGACCCGGCCCCTGCGACGACTTTCGCGCACCTTGACGCAACCACCGTTCTTTCGAGGCAGATAGCCGAGCTCGGCATCTATCCTGCCGTGGACCCGCTGGACTCCACCTCGAGGATCCTCGACCCGCAGATAGTCGGCGACGAGCATTACTCCACCGCAAGGCGGGTGCAGGCGATACTCCAGAAGTACAAGGACCTACAGGACATCATCGCCATCCTCGGCATGGACGAGCTCTCGGAAGAGGACAAGCTCGTGGTCGCCCGCGCGAGGAAGATACAGAGGTTCCTCTCGCAGCCTTTCTTCGTGGCCGAGCAGTTCACCGGAACGCCCGGCAAGTACGTAAGCGTGAAGGACACCATCAAGGGCTTCAACATGATAGCCAACGGCGAGCTTGACGACATCCCGGAGCAGGCCTTCTACATGGTCGGCACCATAGAAGAGGCGCTGGAGAAGGCCGAGAAGATACGGGCGAGCGTCTAACCCAAGGGCAGGACAATGGCGGAAAATACTACAACCTTTTTGCTCGAAATAGTAACACCCCAGAGGAAGCTCCTCTCAATGGAGGTCGAGGAAACGACCGCCCCCGGACAGGAAGGCGAGTTCGGGGTGCTCGCGGGGCATACCCCGTTCCTCACGGTATTGAAGCCCGGCGAGGTGGCCTTCAAGAAAGGCGCTGAATCAGGCGTGCTCGCCGTGGGGAGGGGCTACGCGGAGGTGCTGCCCGGGAAGACCACCATACTGGTCGACACTGCTGCAAGGGAATCCGAGATCGACGTTGAGGCCGCCAGGAAGGAAGCCCAAGAGGCTTCCGCGGTCCTCGGCTCCCTGAGCCAGGATGACGCGGCCTATGCGCAGGCCCAGGACAGGCTCGAGTACGCGCAAGCCAGGCTCAGGGTAAAGGAAAAGGGCAGGGCTTAGGATACGGAAATACAGGATTAAAAAGGAAGGCGGGCCAAGAGCCCGCCTTTTTTGTTGGAAGCAACAACTACTTATGACAGGGAAGACACTGCTTTTCCCGCCTACTTCTTCGGCACGATCGTAAGCTTCGCCTTCCCGTCCTTCACATAGACCCTGACGTCCACGTTGCTCGTCTTGTACTGCTCCTCCACCTTCTTCTTGTACTGCTCTATAGTCTTTTTGAGGCTCTCGACGGTTATGCCCTCCACCGGCTCGCGGCACTCCTTTCTCGCCTCTATGTACCTCTTGTAGATGTCCTCGAAGCCGCCGTCCGACGGCGCGGGGCCTTTTGCGCCGGCCTTTTGCGCCTGCACAGGCTGACTGGACGGGGCAGGCCGTCCCGCCTCGGCAGCCACCTGCCCCGGCGCGCCCTCGGCCTTCCTGACGTAAGTCCCCTCCTCTATTGCGCGGAGCACCCTGTCCCAGTGCTGCCTGTATGAATTGTACCTGGCGACGATCGAATTGAGCTTGAACTTTGTCGAGGTATTGTTTATGGTCCTGCCGTTCAGGGAGAGTATCGTTTTTTCGATGTCGTTCCTGAGCTTTGACGGCTCGCGCTTCAATACCCTGGCAAAGTACTGCTCGTACTCGACCTTGAGCCGGATGATCTTCCCGTCCAGTATCTCTATGTCCTCTCTATCGCCCATATGCCTCTGAGTCTAACAGATTACCTGATGCAAGGCCGGGAAGTATGTGATTTGCGTCCGGGCCTTTTCTTCAGTCCTTGAGCCTTATTGCCTGTATATCGCCGCCCGAGCCGATTCCTATCGAGACCGGCAGGGAGACGTAATGCCTCCTCTCCCTTGTCCCGTCCTCGTGGATTGCGATGGCGATGGTAAAGACATCGCCTTCGGAGACTGCCATGTCATATTTGCCTGCCCGGCCCATAGGCTTCTTGAAAACCGCCGTGTACGCGCCCTCCGACCAGTATCCCGAGCCTTCGAAAGCAGGCCTCTCTTCCCATGCCTTTTCATCATAGACCCATCCGTCGGCGGCCCTGGCGAGCCCCTTCCCCAGCTCTACCGATTTCAGGTCTATGAGCCCGGCGGCCTTGCTGTCCTCCGCATCGGCTTTCCTTTTGTCCCAGGACGATTTCGCGTGGACGGAATACAGGCTCACCTCGTCCTTGCCCCTGTAGGCCGGATGCTCGCCTATCTCCTTTTTGGAAGGGGCGTGCGGCATGGTTGAAAGGTCGTTATGGCATGTTATGAAGCAGCCGCTCGCCCTGAATAACGGGTCCGACTTATTCGCCTGCACTGATATCCTGTCAGGGGTTTTTGCCGACTTGTCCCATCCGGCGCCGGCTGAGCTCCACCTGAACCTTAGGTAAAGGTGCTCGCCGTCGTACGCGGCCTGGACCTCCGCCGAGATGAAGCCCTTCCTGCCGGCGCCCGGCTCAGGCTCGAAGGGCTTCAAAGACCTCTTCATCTTGAGCGAGCCCGAGGCTATCTCGTCGGCCTTTATGTCGAGCGTCCCGTCCTTTGCGAGATGGCAGTTCCTGCAGTCCTTCCTGCCGGACTTTATCATCCTTGCGCCCAGCCTGTGGTCCTCGCTCACGAGGAATTCCCAGGAGACGACACCCGGGTAGAAGAGGGCGATCTTGGCGGGCTTGACCCCGCGCCAGTCAACGTCCGCGGCCTCCGACGGGGCGGCAAGCACGGCGCCGGAAAGCAACAGCGCCAAAAGGATGACCCTGGCACGCATAAAAACGACCTTTCCGCTACGCCTTGAAGTTCGCAACCGTGCTCTTCAACGCGTCAGCCTCCCTGTTCATCTCCTCGACGGTCCTCTCGAGCCTTGCCGCCAGGGTCGCGTTGTCCTCAGCGGTCTTCTTGATTGTATCTACCGCGTTCACTATCCTTTTCGAGAAGACCATCTGCTCGGAGGTGGCGTCGGCAACCTTCGATATCTTCTCCAGCACCCTGAATATCGCCTCCGCGACCCTCCTCGTCTCCCTGGCCTGCTCCATAGTCGAGGACTTGACCTTCTCCATGAACTCGCGCATCTGGGCCGTGTCCTTCAGGATCTCCTTTGCCGCGTGGGACTGCTCTCCCGCCGCGTTCTTTATGTCGCCGACCATGTGGCTCATCACCTGCACGGCGCTCGCGATCTGGCCCGTGCCCCTGGTCTGCTCTATGGTGGCCTTCTCGATGAGCTTGGCCATCTCGAAGGACCTCCGGGACGAATCGAGTATCTTTATGAGCGCCTCCTGCGCGTTCCTCGAAAGGAGCACCCCGTCCTCGACCTTCTCCGAGCTCCTCCTCATGGACTCGACCGCCACCGAGACCTCGCTCTGGACCTGCGTTATGAGGCCCGCTATCTCCTTGGTGGAAGAGGTAGTCTTGGTGGCAAGCTCCTTAACCTGGCGGGCGACGACAGCGAACCCCTTGCCGTGCTCTCCGGCCTGGGCCGCCAGTATCGTGGCGTTCAACGCAAGGAGGTGGGTCGTGTCCGCTATGTCGTTTATGACGGTAAGTATCTTCCCTATCTCCTTCGACCTCTCGCCGAGGCGGTTAACGACGAGGGCCGTGGAGGCCACCTCCTCGCTCACCTTCTCTATCCCCTCCCTCGTCTTCACGACCGACGCCATGCCGAGGTCCTCGGCGTCCACCCTGACACGTTCCGCGAGCTCGGCCTGGCTCCTCGAATAGGCCTCGACCTCCTTGACGTTCTCTCCTATGTCGATGATGGAGGAGACGACGTCCTCCGTGTTCTTGAAGAGCTCGTCAACGTGGGAGGCCACCTGGTTTATGGAGACCGCTATCTCGTTTATCGACGACGTGGTCGACGAGCCGGAGATGAAGAGCTTCTCTATGTTGACCTTAACGTCCTCGACCGAGCCTGACATGGTGCGGACCGACTCCGAGACCTCGCTAGAGGAGCTACGGAGCGCCTCGGCCTCCTCCGCGACCGTCTTTATCGACGCGTCCATCTCCTGTATGGAGGCGGACGTGTCCTCGGCGGCCTGGAGCTGTTTTTTCGCAGCGTCTATTATCTTTTCCGAGGACGCCCCGATCTGCCGGGAAGCTGCCGAGACCTCCCTGGAGATGCCGAAGATGTCGCTGACCATTACCTGCATGCCCTCGACGAACTTATTGAACCACCTGCCCAAAAGACCTATCTCGTCGTTCGAGCTTATCTCGAGCCTCTTCGTAAGGTCGCCCTTGCCCTCGGCTATCGCCTTGAGCATGACGACCGCCCGGTCGATGGGGCGTGTGATGACGCCGGTCACGAGGAAACTGAGCGTCACGGCTATGGCGCTCATGGTCAGCAGGCCGTAGAATATCCACTTGTTCCTCGCCCCGTCGAGGATGCCGTACATCTCGTCAAGCGAGGTGGTTATCATGAGTACACCCCTCGCCGCCTCCTCGTGCTCGTGGCATGAGGAGCATTTGGGCCTGTACTCTATTGGCCGGAGATAAGTGAAAAGGCTTCTGTCCCCCTCGCTCTCGATGTACCAGGCCGCCTCTTTCTGCCCCTCGTTGAAGGCCTGGAGGACCTCCTTGAAATCGGGGTTGTTTATGCCCTTGGCGATGTTATTTAGCTTATTGGGGTGGTCGACGAGCCACTCGGGCTTTATCTCCCCGAATTCGGCCTTGACCGCCTCGAGGGTCTTGAAATCCTGGAAGGCCTCCTCTACGCCGTTAGACCTTATGAGCTGGACCCGCTCAACGCCCTTGATGGTCTTCAGGCCCTCTATGAGGAAGCGCGGCATGTCCGCGCGCTCGTCGAGCATGTCCTTGTAAATCGTGTGGAGTATGGGCTGGGCCATGAGTTCGCTCGCGTTGAAGCGCTCTCTCAAGAGGCTCTTCTCCTCCTCGTTTATGACGAGATAGATGAGCGCCCCGAAGCCGATGAGGGTGAGCCCGATGGTAAGGGTCAGTATCTTGGATTTCAAGCCCTGCCGGAACATCGCATTACCCCTGGAATGTCTCGGCGCAAGCCGGAAGAAAGGTCAGCAAAAACGCGGTACGGCGAAATGGATGAAAGGTCGTTCTCCGCAAGGAAAAACGGCTTGCACGTTTGAAGGTATTATAAGATTTCAGGGCGCGGAATTCTA encodes the following:
- the atpG gene encoding ATP synthase F1 subunit gamma, which produces MPSLKDIKRRIKSVKNTRQITKAMKMVSAAKLKKAQDEIVAARPYAEKMLELIGSLASKASPDSHPLLEKRDVKNVTLALFTSDRGLCGSFNSQLLRTAERFLRERGSSGASLYLVGKRGGEYFKRRSIKVLNARPVGSGRPAYGTAVEIANDLVGSYLKGETDEVHMIFSEFKSALTQKPLTIKLLPVSAPEDEENKEGEGKGEYIYEPGEEAVLASLLPKYVEVQAFRALLETSASEHGARMTAMDSASKNAGQMISGLTLVYNRLRQAAITKELMEIIGGAEALK
- the atpD gene encoding F0F1 ATP synthase subunit beta, coding for MSEVQRTAAGLTAEGVGKERNIGRITQVIGPVLDIEFPPGRLPAINNAVRVTNKSISNDEWNLVTEVAQHLGENTVRCIAMDASEGLVRGTEAWDTGAAITVPVGKPVLGRIINVIGEPVDELGPIASEKKYGIHRPAPTFEQQSTKMEVFETGIKVVDLLTPYLKGGKIGLFGGAGVGKTVLIMELINNVAMQHGGFSVFGGVGERTREGNDLWEEMKESGVLGKTALVYGQMNEPPGARARVALTALTMAEYFRDEENQDVLLFIDNIFRFVQANSEVSALLGRIPSAVGYQPTLGTDVGGLQERITSTLNGSITSVQAIYVPADDLTDPAPATTFAHLDATTVLSRQIAELGIYPAVDPLDSTSRILDPQIVGDEHYSTARRVQAILQKYKDLQDIIAILGMDELSEEDKLVVARARKIQRFLSQPFFVAEQFTGTPGKYVSVKDTIKGFNMIANGELDDIPEQAFYMVGTIEEALEKAEKIRASV
- a CDS encoding F0F1 ATP synthase subunit epsilon, with protein sequence MLEIVTPQRKLLSMEVEETTAPGQEGEFGVLAGHTPFLTVLKPGEVAFKKGAESGVLAVGRGYAEVLPGKTTILVDTAARESEIDVEAARKEAQEASAVLGSLSQDDAAYAQAQDRLEYAQARLRVKEKGRA
- a CDS encoding MXAN_5187 C-terminal domain-containing protein; its protein translation is MGDREDIEILDGKIIRLKVEYEQYFARVLKREPSKLRNDIEKTILSLNGRTINNTSTKFKLNSIVARYNSYRQHWDRVLRAIEEGTYVRKAEGAPGQVAAEAGRPAPSSQPVQAQKAGAKGPAPSDGGFEDIYKRYIEARKECREPVEGITVESLKKTIEQYKKKVEEQYKTSNVDVRVYVKDGKAKLTIVPKK
- a CDS encoding ethylbenzene dehydrogenase-related protein; the protein is MRARVILLALLLSGAVLAAPSEAADVDWRGVKPAKIALFYPGVVSWEFLVSEDHRLGARMIKSGRKDCRNCHLAKDGTLDIKADEIASGSLKMKRSLKPFEPEPGAGRKGFISAEVQAAYDGEHLYLRFRWSSAGAGWDKSAKTPDRISVQANKSDPLFRASGCFITCHNDLSTMPHAPSKKEIGEHPAYRGKDEVSLYSVHAKSSWDKRKADAEDSKAAGLIDLKSVELGKGLARAADGWVYDEKAWEERPAFEGSGYWSEGAYTAVFKKPMGRAGKYDMAVSEGDVFTIAIAIHEDGTRERRHYVSLPVSIGIGSGGDIQAIRLKD
- a CDS encoding methyl-accepting chemotaxis protein translates to MFRQGLKSKILTLTIGLTLIGFGALIYLVINEEEKSLLRERFNASELMAQPILHTIYKDMLDERADMPRFLIEGLKTIKGVERVQLIRSNGVEEAFQDFKTLEAVKAEFGEIKPEWLVDHPNKLNNIAKGINNPDFKEVLQAFNEGQKEAAWYIESEGDRSLFTYLRPIEYRPKCSSCHEHEEAARGVLMITTSLDEMYGILDGARNKWIFYGLLTMSAIAVTLSFLVTGVITRPIDRAVVMLKAIAEGKGDLTKRLEISSNDEIGLLGRWFNKFVEGMQVMVSDIFGISREVSAASRQIGASSEKIIDAAKKQLQAAEDTSASIQEMDASIKTVAEEAEALRSSSSEVSESVRTMSGSVEDVKVNIEKLFISGSSTTSSINEIAVSINQVASHVDELFKNTEDVVSSIIDIGENVKEVEAYSRSQAELAERVRVDAEDLGMASVVKTREGIEKVSEEVASTALVVNRLGERSKEIGKILTVINDIADTTHLLALNATILAAQAGEHGKGFAVVARQVKELATKTTSSTKEIAGLITQVQSEVSVAVESMRRSSEKVEDGVLLSRNAQEALIKILDSSRRSFEMAKLIEKATIEQTRGTGQIASAVQVMSHMVGDIKNAAGEQSHAAKEILKDTAQMREFMEKVKSSTMEQARETRRVAEAIFRVLEKISKVADATSEQMVFSKRIVNAVDTIKKTAEDNATLAARLERTVEEMNREADALKSTVANFKA